A region from the Benincasa hispida cultivar B227 chromosome 8, ASM972705v1, whole genome shotgun sequence genome encodes:
- the LOC120082785 gene encoding uncharacterized protein LOC120082785 — protein MTGRNFPGFEVSSFSGMVFGFLDDGEGFPAEGFGSSFESQESETTPFGENDEEKENGESLEESKSFWETQNQILQGTICRTNSVESKIRNATKEAVKEIQATGGACGCGRSVLAMTGCRSCLLREVSGHLRNAGYDSAVCKTKWKSSQHIPSGEHTFLDVVHKNSKKGEVRLIIEVNLRAEFEMARGSEEYNRLVRRLPEIFVGKVEKLEGIIKVICGAAKKCMKEKKMHLGPWRKQRYMQAKWLSACERTMSMPLNSVLPFSSARLSKPTASMLTVDFLDILPNRTAVQVV, from the exons atgaccGGCCGGAATTTCCCGGGATTCGAGGTTTCGAGTTTTTCCGGTATGGTTTTTGGGTTTCTGGACGACGGCGAAGGGTTTCCGGCGGAGGGATTCGGGAGTAGTTTCGAGAGCCAAGAGAGTGAAACGACGCCGTTTGGTGAAAATGacgaagaaaaagaaaacggTGAGAGCTTGGAAGAAAGCAAGAGCTTTTGGGAGACTCAAAATCAGATCTTACAA GGGACGATATGTCGGACTAATTCTGTGGAATCAAAGATAAGAAATGCGACAAAGGAGGCAGTTAAAGAAATACAGGCGACCGGAGGAGCCTGTGGATGTGGAAGATCCGTTCTGGCAATGACGGGCTGTCGGAGCTGTTTGCTGAGGGAGGTTTCCGGTCACCTGAGAAACGCCGGCTACGATAGTGCCGTTTGCAAAACCAAATGGAAAAGCTCACAGCATATACCCTCAg gGGAACACACATTTTTGGATGTGGTacacaaaaattcaaagaaaggagAAGTAAGGTTAATAATAGAGGTAAACTTGAGAGCAGAGTTTGAAATGGCTAGAGGCAGCGAGGAGTACAACCGCCTGGTGCGGCGGCTGCCGGAAATATTCGTCGGAAAAGTGGAGAAACTGGAAGGCATAATAAAGGTAATATGCGGCGCAGCGAAAAAGtgcatgaaagaaaagaaaatgcatTTGGGACCATGGAGAAAACAGAGATACATGCAAGCCAAATGGCTTAGCGCATGTGAAAGAACCATGTCAATGCCTCTTAATTCTGTCCTTCCCTTTTCATCTGCTCGCCTTTCCAAGCCCACAGCCTCCATGCTCACCGTTGATTTCCTCGACATATTGCCTAATCGGACGGCTGTTCAAGTTGTCtga